GCCTTCCGCGACTGGTTCGGTGAATCACCGGGCCGCAAACGCGTGGCCCTGTACGGTTGAGTGATCCTGTTCACCCCGGGAACCAATAAAGATTACAACCATCGGGAGAACACCATGCTACAAAGCCTGCGTTACGGCTTGGCGGCCACTGCTCTGTTGATCGCCACCCAGGGCCATACCGAAACACCGCAACTTCCGTCACCGGAAAGCACCACCTTGTCCAAACTGCAACTGATGCAGGGCTTCCCCCCACCGCCGGACAAGCTGGTCACCCAGGCCAATTTCAACCGTTTCCCCAATGGCCGCTGGGCACTGCACCACATGCGCGAACTGCAACCCTCACGAGGCATCGCCCGCGATCCCCTGGCGGATGTGTCGAAGCTGAAACACAAGGACCGCGGCCTGGGCGACCTCCGCTTCGACGACGGCAGCGGCCAGACCACCACCGTCGCCGAGTGGCTTCGCGACACCTATACCGACGCCTTCATCGTGCTGCACAAGGGGCGGGTGGTGTACGAGACCTACGCCGATGGCATGGACGATCAGGATCAGCACATCCTGTGGTCCGTTACCAAGTCGGTCACCGGCTTGCTGGCCGCCGACATGATCCAGCGTGGCGAGCTGGACCCGGACGCCACCGTGGCCCATTACGTGCCGGAGTTGAAAGACAGCGCCTGGGGTGACGCCACCGTACAGCAGGTGCTGGATATGACCGCCGCGGTGCGTTACCGCGAGGACTACAAGGATTTCACCTCCGACGTTTACCGCTACGCCTTTTCTTCCGGCATTCTGCCGAAGCCGAAAAACTATCAGGGTCCGGCCTCCCTTTATGAATTTCTCACC
This sequence is a window from Alloalcanivorax dieselolei B5. Protein-coding genes within it:
- a CDS encoding serine hydrolase domain-containing protein, with translation MLQSLRYGLAATALLIATQGHTETPQLPSPESTTLSKLQLMQGFPPPPDKLVTQANFNRFPNGRWALHHMRELQPSRGIARDPLADVSKLKHKDRGLGDLRFDDGSGQTTTVAEWLRDTYTDAFIVLHKGRVVYETYADGMDDQDQHILWSVTKSVTGLLAADMIQRGELDPDATVAHYVPELKDSAWGDATVQQVLDMTAAVRYREDYKDFTSDVYRYAFSSGILPKPKNYQGPASLYEFLTSLTEKSGEHGKQFTYQTVQSEVVAWIISKASGRDYTDLLSERIWSKLGAERDAYVLVDPHGTPLAGGGMNATLRDLARFAEMVRRKGHYNGEQMVSKAAIEDIFKGGERSKFEGGGLDFRQGQSYHNQWYQTHNDHGALQAAGIHGQMIHIDPQAELVVVKFSSHPVASSSFTYTSTTAALDAITEALH